Within the Chrysemys picta bellii isolate R12L10 chromosome 17, ASM1138683v2, whole genome shotgun sequence genome, the region GGCAGGGGCACTGTCTCCCAACCCACTGCTTTGGGGGGGCTTCACCAGCCCCACCACCtacagcctgggagctggggataGTACCGTGGTGacccctgccacgctggggggggggtccctgctgctgcctcctccacccctcctggCTCAGCCCCATGGAGATTCCTTTAAAGTCAATATTGAATGAAGCAGGAAGCAGCTGAGTGGTACCTGGTGCCACCGCCCTGTGCTGGGCACGGGGTCAGCAGGAGTCGAAatggccccacccccagtgcagggcgggggtggggaatgtGGTTATAAAGataggggctgggagctgagagcccatcACTGGGAATCTGGTGTGAGACTGgcacctcctgctcctgccccatggaaaCCCTGGTGAGTCCCCCCTGCTCCATCTCGTCCTGCCCCATAGAaattctggggagcccccctACACcttcacctcctcctgccccatggtAACACCAgtgactccctcctgccccaaggggtcccactgccccctctcctgtcGGTAGCACAGCAGGGGCCAGGGACAGGAGATGTGAGTTGGGGGCTCTGGGTCTGTGCCCAGACTCAGGGGTGCTGATGTTGTGGGGTCCTGTTCAGGTGCCGGGATGGATGCCTAGGGCTGGACTCCTtctgctgccccttctcctctgcttcAGGCCAGAGACTGTCGGGAGCATCAACCCAGCCACGCTCAAAGAGATCGTGGATCATGTGAACAAGTGAGTAACCggcctgggggaaaggggggagcatCTTGGTCCTGCCCCGCACCACTAGCcgtgaagagcacagcagggaccCCTTGTGTCTGCTGGTATTAGAGGGTTACCTAGAGCCACTGCCTCAGAACCAGGGATGCAGGGGGAGATGCAGCCCAGAGCTGGAAGGGGTGTTtctaggggtgcagagggagatgGAGCCCTGCGCTGGGAGGGGTGATTCTGGAGGTCCAGGGGGACATGCAGCCCCAAGCTGGGAGGAGGTGATTCTGGGGGTTCAGGGGGAGATGGAGCCACAAGCTGTGAGGGTGATTCTGGGGGTAGAGGGGAAgatggggccagagctggggaggggtgaTTGTGGGGGTGCAAGGGGAGATGGAGGCCGAGTTCAGATGGATTATTCTGGGGagctgaaatgtttccatttcagcTTTAGCAGCTTGACTTTTatgtttaatataatataatataatatgatATAATATAATATCATACAATATCAAAGTCTAGATGTTTTCTTGTATATTAGAAGCAGGAATATAATATAACAAAAGTAAaaaaagtatcagagaggtagctgtgttagtctggatctgtaaaaatgGGATGGTCTGGGGAAGTATAGGCTGGCACCTGACACCAATCCTGGGCAATATCTGTGCGTGTTTCTATTTGTCCCCTCACCTTGATATCAGGGTtctcatcctccccccccccccccgccaccatgCCAGTGGCTCAGTGTGTCTCCCCATTTCCTCTGACATTGGTCCTGGGCAGAATCATGGGAATGCTTCATATAGGGCGCCaagaataaagaattaaaggatacaAAGGGAATTCGCACCAGCCAGCATTGCTTCGAGGGAAACAAAGTCAGTATCCTTCTGGGATGAGATTTGGTGTTTGGTTGCTAACGGtaactgtgctgctggaggacgaTGGGCCAGGAGGTGacagggggctgggatgggagccTTTGGAGAGACACAGCAGCTCTTACCTGGGAATGATAGAGGCCAGTTAGCTCGACCCCACtacgtcgctcagaggtgtgaaaaatccacccccctgagcgacatagttaagctgacctgtGCCCTGGTGTAGACTGtggatttggtagggccctacttattggATCAGTGCTCCCCAATATTATGAGGGTGAGGAAGTTAGATTTGGGCATGGAAGGTTGAGTATTAGCATGACTATTCATGATCACGCTCAGGCCCTATAATAGGGCAAACCACCATAAACCAGGCTTCATTCCCAGAGGCTGGGCCCGAgctggagtgggtggggggatCTCCCATTTCTGCTGTCTAGCACACATCACAGACCTTGTTACTGATTTGTTACCCGCACGctctagggcacccacctttacccttccGTGGGTTCAAAGCATATCCCGGTTAATTTAGCCCCCCCACGCTTAACCAGTTCCTAGGCCTCAGGGTATAACCTCGTTAATTTAAGTACCCACCTTACCCAGTTCTTAGGGCTCAGGGTGTAATTTTCTGCAGGTTTGTGgggccttttaccagtgaaaaagccttacacagtaatatcctaacCTCTATTTATGAACAGTTACCAAACCTGAATACGCAGTGGAAGCagacaatgctcaccactcccaataaggcagatgGACTTTTCCTGGGGGCCAGTCAGAGTCAGGTcatctggggctccagctgctgcattgagggctggcagggtgctgaggtctggcagctctgatctttctCTGTGCCCTGGAGTTAGCGTCCAAAGAACttccttccttttggaccccagtttatatagtgaaacttgagtcctgcttagcaaTACCTGACCCAATCATTGTAAACTAAAGTATGACAAAAGAGTGGTTTTCACCAATCCTAGCGCATTCCAAACAATTCTTTCACCAGTCATCTCCCACCACCTTCATTGATTTAATCTTGCATTAGTttgcaacagacagaaacaaagaaTCAGACAGAAACCACAGAgctaaacaatagagaagtagggaccataaaggcaaaacaatagaAGAATAGATTGAACAATCCTGAACGTTGATAAGTGATTTCTCACCAGATAGGGTGACTAGGTGCCCGGTTTTTTACCAGAACGCcgagtcgaaaagggaccctggcagtgctggtcagcacagctgaccaggccgttaaaagtccagtcagcggtgcagcagAGCCGAGGCAGCCTAGtccttacctgtcctggggcaccacgctgcgccccggaaccagccagcaggtctggctcctaggcggggggcagggcacagggtTCTGCGCGCTACCCCCACACTgcgcaccagctctgcactctcgggagctggggggtggtttTTGCAGGTGAGAGCAGCACGCACGGTGCACTGTGGAGCcttcctcccccggccccagaagttggacctgctggccactcctgGGGCACAGCGCAGTGCCTCAGGACAGGCAGGACACTGTGCTGTGCCCTAGAAGCAGCCAACAGATCCAGTTCCTGGGCgggggccagggagaggggcaggaggctctgcagggcacCGTGCCGCTCGTGCTGCTTTAGCCCACAagtacctccccccccccggcctaggagcctgacctgctggccgcttctggggcacagaaCGGTCCCTCAGGACAGCCAGGCACCAGACAGCCTGCCTTagtgccactgaccaggagccatcCAGCCCCaacctgaaccccctgccccagggtccccaccctgagtcccccccaaacctggagcaccctcctgcaccccaacccctcatccctgggcccaccccagagccctcacccccctcctacaccccagccccctgcctcaacctgcagccccctcccatatTCTGAATccctcaaccccaccccccagcctggagtcccctcctacaccccaactacctgccccagcccacagccccctacTACACCTGGAGCCCAAACCCCCACTTAGAGCCcaaaccccctgacccagcccagtgaaaatgagtgtgggggagagcgaacgactgaggtAGGGGAATATagcgagtgggggcagggcctctgggaaggggtggggcggggcctcaggaaggggtggggctaggttgtttggttttgtgccaataaaaagttggcaaccctatcgcCAGACAGAACACtgtcaaacaaagttttctttcaAGATCTTAAGCTCTGGTGCTGGTGGGGACTATTAGGACGGGGCGCTTTCTTAACAGCCCAATGATACATTGTTTTGATATACTTTAgagggaatgtgaggatgtgactctgTTTCCTGGTTCTTGGCTGCTGCTGCTTACTGCCaaaaaaggcctcagaccttacaaACTAGTGCCCTGTCCTTTGCCAGTTAtgagcccccaaccctccccaatTCAGCGGTACAAGGCCACTTCAGACAGAGGTGTGGaatgagaacccagctctctaaCTTGGCAGACGCAGAGACTTTCACAGGTAATATGCCACATGTATGTGCCATTGTTAGCCTCCCTTTAATCATGCTCAcagtccctcccacagcctgggaCAGGGGTAGGCACCACCAAGTTGCATGACAGACACTTAACAAAATTACCAGACTCAGTGACGgacatcgggggtggggggaattatgTCATTCAGTTATTCAACCCGTAAAATAGTGCACATAATTTTCCACACTGAAAAAAACCAGTAACCTAGCTAGCTAGCTAATAAGAAGAAGAACATTTAATTTAACTCataattaatgaaaaatgtgtgtgtacTGTATCTGAGCTTGCTTTGGGATTTTACAAGGCACTTATATCATTTAAACACATTTGGTACCCTGAGTAATGATAACACTTCTTGCAAATCACATAACTAGGGAACCCACggtccccttccctcaccccattgCAAAGGCACAGGGGTTACTGCTGGTTGACTTAGGGCTGCAGAAAACCAGGCTATGGGCAAAACATATGGAAAGAAGGGGATCAATTGATACAGAGGGGTGAAGAGGGACTCCCATAGTGCATTAATTAACACAGcaacattaaatacattaaagagatAAGAACCTGTAAtgacagaaagaacaggagtacttgtggcaccttagagactaacagatttattagagcataagctttcgtggactacagcccacttcttcggatgcaagtgggctgtagtccacgaaagcttatgctctaataaatctgttagtctctaaggtgccacaagtactcctgttctttttgcggatacagactaacacggctgctactctgaaacctgtaatgaCAGACTTTACTTCATGAGAAGCTCCAGAGAAAGAAGACACAGAGGGAGTAATGGGAGGGGGAATCCTAGGGAGGCCAAAGGGGCTGGTAGAGGGAGCGGACAGAGAACAAAGGTAGAGGCAGGGTTGACCCAGTCTTCTGCATCTCCCCTGTGGGTGGAGACACTGATCACTGTCACTATAGGAGGGAACAATAGAGTGGAATGCACAGAAGAATGAATGACTTGAGGACAATTTCCTGAAGAAGACCTTATATTTGCAGAGCTTTTCTAGCCCCCGACATTTACATTTCCACATAGGGTGGTTTggcccacagaaataaaaatctgcaCATCTTCCATGTGTTTTTGGACCAATGGAAAAAAACCAGGTACAATTcaagtgacttttaaaattgcCTATGAAACCgagttaacaaaataaatgaTGTTATGAACAACCAGAAAATATACTTCTCAAGTGAAAAACTGTAACTGGACTTCTTTGCAAAGAACTTGTAAGTTTTCTTAGAGGAAAAGCCACAAACTGTCTGGAAAGGAAGAGTAGATTGAATTACTTACCTCAGTGAAATTCAATACCCcaatgggctggggaaggggagggagaaggcaaAGGGGGAGGTTgtagggagctggggggaggggagctgtcgcTGGAGGCACAAAGGGCGGGCTCTCTAGGGAGGGCGCGGTGACGGGGTCACAGGAGCAGGGGAGTCTCTTGGAAGGGGCAGAGAGATGTGTgggtctctgtggggcaggagggagtgatGGATGGAGCCAGCTGGGTCTGCTCTGTCGGGGGGGTTgctatagcccccccccccaggaagccCCCTCTGTACTCTATATTTAATGTCAGCCCCAGGTGCCCATCGCTGCTCCTCCATCGGCCTGTCCCCATGCTATGTCTGTGTAATGACAGACTCCTGCTGCTTGCTCTCTGCCCCGCCTGCGGTgccctcccgctccctgctgtggaggtgcagccaggcagctctggcaccacccaccgcagctcccattggctgcagttcccggccaattggCTGGGAGCCGGGTCAGCTCTGGGGGCGGGAGGCAGTGTGCACAGACACCTGTGTCTGGATGGACATGGTGCCAacccctggcctgggggagaaCTGAGGAGCCCAGATCTGCAGGATTCTTTAACTCCCCAGCAAATCACTGTGTATCCCAGGGGCCAACTGTGTGTCACGTCCCTCTCCTGGGGTGGCTCCGTGTAAAAGCTCCGGCTTGCTCCTGGAGCTCAAGTGGTAACACTCAGCCCTGGGGAGCTGACACACTAAAGCTCAGATTGTGCTGATGACCCCCCCGACCCGGGGGGCACCTGTGTCAGTTTCTGATCTTCTTAAAACTGCCCTCCAAGTTTATTTCATTCTCCCAGGGGCGCAAACATcccctgacccaggctggagccctgagAGCCTAGAACCGGCCAGTGACGGCGCCATGTGAGACCCAACCCAAGTGTCCTGCGCTGCAGCCATTTGCCACTGAGGGTTGGGGGCAGGGTAGTCTGGAGCCCCATGTGCCCTCACTGCCCTTTGCTTTGCCTTCCCTTAGGTATGGGGTGAAGGCTCAATACTCCTTCGCCGTCAGCCTGGGACAAGCCTATTGCCAGGACGGATCTCCTCGGAAAGGGCTGCCATCCAAGAAAGACCTGGAGAACATGAAAAAGGCACTTAACCAAGAGGATGGTCTGTATGACCCGGACGATGGGCGCATCGTGGCTGCCAGGGTGAAGTACCTGAACGCAGTGGCGCGGGAACACTCTGAGTGGCGCCTGCTCCACAGTGACCAGAACCGGAAGAGCCCCGTGCAGAAGCTCCTGGCCCGGACCTATGGGCAGAACAGCTGCCTGATCTTCTTCACCCTCAACTCGCCCTGCGCGGGGACGTGCCTGCGGGAGAGCGGGACCTACAACATCGTAGATATGGTGAGCGACGCCTTCCGCCCCATCAGCAAAAACTACAAGGCCTTCGTCTTCCAGCAGATCTACCCGGAGGGCCTGATGCCCCAGGACCTGCTGGATGCCTGGCACCGGCTACACGACGTGCCCCTGCTGCGCTGCGACAACAACGACTGCAGGGACTGCAGCAAGAAAGACCCCAATATCAACCGCTGCCTGGACAGGAGGTGAGCCCTGGGGCAGCGACTGCACCTACGTGGGGTTTCCCTGCCATCAGCCTCCATCATGTCATAGAGGAGTAggggtgctgcccctccccccgcttgtGATTAAAGTGTCAAAGCATCCTGTCTGTCCGTGCATCTGTCACCCTCATCTCTGTCCACATGTCTCAGCTTTACAGGGTGCGTGAGGCCTCCCAGTCTCTCTGTGTTATAcagacaaaactacacaggatcttttcagggggcaagacaaagatgccacatttattatgataacaatttgatttataaccaataactaatatcttaatccttatacccaaagccctggctgggatgatttagctgggaattggtcctgctttgagcagggggttggactagatgacctcttgaggtcccttccaactctgatattctatgattctatgattctatgatacacacacattatacctaatacctatacacacacacacattcacacacacacacatccatcagatgttctgcagctgctgtatagttaccagtcctgaacatagcccgagtctgtggcttgagtttgcagcttgggttcgtagcttgtggcggctaactggccaggaaagccgggcacaaggacgagctggctCTTTgctgggcatgcaccgatgcccttccatgttggcagcagaatgttaccctccaaagtcttccatctcacccattattttgtaggctttagtttgaatccagagtctataggtcttgctgtgtcacactgcctctgggtttggtgattgatcacctgtcaattgcagacgtgactttcagcctgggacctggctttgatcttccttctattgtacctttgttcttctctttttagggtggactcttcttactttgtcagggctcttgtctgcatcttcagccgttggtgtttgaactttgtttcatcaggacaggctggggctggaggttaattccatcatccatacagctatggctcttaacaagcatcttaattgttaattagccagttattggggtaactggttttatgaatgaatgttgtttcattcataaaactttacttatgaagttacattaataaagtgaacaattaaaaacaatttcagttCTACATCTGGCAGTGCCCCCTTCATCGGGCCAGGCTTGGGCCCCCACTTTTTGCCAGAGTGACCCCCGTGGCTTCCTGCTCTAGACCCCTGGCCGAGACATCACCCCTCCTTGGAAGCGACATGCCCAGCAGGGACTGGGCAGAGACACGGCACAGCCTTTGCCAATCTAGCTGGCATTTGTcgcgaagtgggactgttcttaatgtttcctctgaatacttcCGCTGCCATCAGTTGTCACCGAGTCCCCgggtgatgctctggaactgttccccacaaagccagtcagaactttggggagcctcctcttccttggagcagactgtcttcagggcaagaagctcacatgacTTCACCTTCCTAgttctgaccttggagcattcagcatatgcccctctgtgccagtaaaacagcagtttattagatgacaggcacacagtctaaaacagagcttgtaggtacagagaacgggacccctcagccgggtccattctggggcccagcgagccagacaaccccgtGTGCCCTCacttcccatctccagccagctccaaactgaaatcccctccagcccctcctttctggcctttgtctctttcccgggccaggaggtcacctgatctctttgttcacctttagctatccccttgcaggggggaagggccttgaccatttgttgccagggagacagagtgtcagtgatttatgcaaaCTGGCCTttttcccaccacctagagacttaagaaatgcataggggaaactgaggcacccacacagtattcagaggaaacattaagaacagtcccacttcatcacagcatTTATCAGTCGCCAGGATCCAGGACTGAAGGGGGCTTGGGGTGGGTCTGGGACAGGGACACGTAACTGAGAGACCCAGGCTGGCAATGTCTCATCCCCGGGGGACACTGGGGCGAAGGTTTAGTCTGCGTTGGTCCCCTCCAAAGGAGTCGCGGTTTGGTACCTGAAGGTCTGCTTTCCaggtgaggggaaactgaggcagggctcaTCCATGGCATCATGCCTGGCCACAACGGTCTGCACTGGCTCGGCCTGTGCTATAACCGAGCAGCTTCTCTCCAGCGCCTGGCCGGCCATGGGGGCTCGGCACACAGGGATCGGGCCCCAAGCCGGCACACTATTGTTCTAACGCAGGGTTAATGCGGGGCAGGTTGTAGGTGCCAGGAGGGGTAAGAGCACAGGAAGGGCCAGCCTggaccacagctggggctgggctccctggcacCGCCCTGTCCTTCGGGGGCTGTGACATACCAaagtacaatccagactaatgagcagctgtgtcacccctgccctgcacccttgGGTGCCTTGCAATGCCTTGCTGAAATAACTTCCACACAGGCCACTCACGAACAGCCTCCAGTGTGCAAGccccaccctgagtgtctgtgtgtaactgcagcctgccagcaacaccctggctctcaccagccctgGTTATACCGCAGGGTGACCCCGACACACCCCCAGTCCCATATTTCCCCCAGAAAGCTGTgtcctgtgctgcccagccctctcctggacagcgCAAGTTACATTCAGTCCATTGTTCCTTTCAGAGAATAACATGCAAACAACTCGTCACCCCAAacggagtttcccaaacacttcagtttaaacacaccGGATCAGCTAAAACAAtac harbors:
- the LOC135976355 gene encoding uncharacterized protein LOC135976355 isoform X2, which translates into the protein METLVPGRMPRAGLLLLPLLLCFRPETVGSINTATLKQIVDHVNEYGVKAQYSFAVSLGQAYCQDGSPRKGLPSKKDLENMKKALNQEDGLYDPDDGRIVAARVKYLNAVAREHSEWRLLHSDQNRKSPVQKLLARTYGQNSCLIFFTLNSPCAGTCLRESGTYNIVDMVSDAFRPISKNYKAFVFQQIYPEGLMPQDLLDAWHRLHDVPLLRCDNNDCRDCSKKDPNINRCLDRR
- the LOC135976355 gene encoding uncharacterized protein LOC135976355 isoform X1; this encodes MLWGPVQVPGRMPRAGLLLLPLLLCFRPETVGSINTATLKQIVDHVNEYGVKAQYSFAVSLGQAYCQDGSPRKGLPSKKDLENMKKALNQEDGLYDPDDGRIVAARVKYLNAVAREHSEWRLLHSDQNRKSPVQKLLARTYGQNSCLIFFTLNSPCAGTCLRESGTYNIVDMVSDAFRPISKNYKAFVFQQIYPEGLMPQDLLDAWHRLHDVPLLRCDNNDCRDCSKKDPNINRCLDRR